The Desulfatirhabdium butyrativorans DSM 18734 region AATAGTCTTTCAGCTCCTGTTCCGTAATTTGCAAAGGATCTTTGTTGATGTATTCGAGGAGTTGACGAACGGATCTGGCATAACTTTCCTGGGTTTTGTCACCCTTACCAGCCAGTTGCAAAACATTGATGGTTTTGGTGTACCAGGGTGTCTGAAGCGTGTGTGACATGATATCTCTCCTTTTTTTATGGTTATGGAAAACCCTGAGGAGAGATATCATTTTTCCATCGCAAATGGTATTGCAGATTAAAAATGACCAGGCGTGAAGCCTGTCAGAATTTAAAGCACCGGCCTCGGAGTACGGGAACTGCCGCAAAGCGGCTTACTTGAACAGGAAATTTGCGAGAAAGCATAAAATTCAAAAGATGTGCTTTTACCCTTCTTTTAAACCGGTTCGCTAAGTTAATGACATTGATGTCGGAGTAGTACCAACTGGTTAAGGGTCGGTCGAAATTATACAACTAAATGTAATTACAGTATATTAATAATAATATCATAATCTAATCTTGGTGTCGACCAATACTGGTTAGCTACCCCTCTATAAAAAACTGGGAAACTTCAGTTTATAATGATAGATGACAAATCTGACGTTTATAATCGGCATTCCGCTTTTTCATGAAAAATGTCCTGCATTCATCTCCTGCAATTCTTCGGAAAAATCCCATTTACCCGGAATACCCGGTTTGCACAAAGCCAGATCAAGCAGCGAAAGAAACTGGCTTCTCGGCATTTCCACCGCCCCCATGCGCAACATATGCTGTGTCGGTACCTGGCAGTCGATCCAGTCGAAACCGTGATGTCGCACAAAATCCACCAGTG contains the following coding sequences:
- a CDS encoding phage integrase N-terminal SAM-like domain-containing protein, which codes for MISLLRVFHNHKKRRDIMSHTLQTPWYTKTINVLQLAGKGDKTQESYARSVRQLLEYINKDPLQITEQELKDY